Proteins encoded together in one Bacteroidetes Order II. bacterium window:
- a CDS encoding DHA2 family efflux MFS transporter permease subunit, producing the protein MLASTDTSTPDKGLAYKWKVLWSVIFGLFLVILDQTVVNVAFPTLRNEFNAPLEDTQWVLSIYVMAMGISTPLAGFLGDRYGMKRIYIWGIALFVISSLLCGLSDSLPLLIAARALQGIGGGLALPLGSAQLFRAFPPHEQGLALGLFGIALTMAPALGPIVGGWLVTHDLWRWIFYLNVPIGILGVVIASRWLKETIQENAPKLSIPSLIASTIGFGALLYAASIAADKGWASTTVLTWLLLGFAGLGALSYIELKVSREPLLDLRLFKNPIFLRATIIGYVATVALFGAEFLMPIYLQALRGYSALDTGIYLLPLALTAGLVTAISGRIYDYIGPRPLIVVGYGIIMLNTWHLSHIQVDTTIQHIMWLLAERGIGIGLTVQATFTAALGVAPLEKVSRASSLINASRNAIQAIAVAILATILVSAVSPKVKNIQDQLMHGSPSAQQDETFKGGVCTEMPAAGSFDDPFANPFASGLGKKMRDLRKQACTENLQGLSDAYRMTFYFSILAFMLGFLLPGWPGKWTGRDGIRPPTAASH; encoded by the coding sequence ATGCTTGCTTCAACCGATACCTCCACTCCCGATAAAGGACTGGCATACAAATGGAAGGTACTTTGGTCGGTGATTTTTGGCCTATTTCTGGTTATCTTAGATCAAACCGTCGTCAATGTTGCTTTCCCTACCTTGCGTAATGAATTTAATGCCCCACTGGAAGACACACAATGGGTGCTGAGCATTTATGTCATGGCGATGGGAATTAGTACGCCCTTGGCTGGTTTTTTGGGGGATCGTTATGGTATGAAGCGGATCTACATTTGGGGCATCGCCTTGTTTGTCATCAGTTCGTTGCTCTGCGGGTTATCCGACTCACTGCCTCTATTAATTGCCGCACGCGCCTTACAAGGCATTGGGGGTGGCTTGGCCCTACCATTAGGATCTGCGCAACTCTTTCGCGCATTCCCACCACACGAACAAGGCTTGGCCCTTGGCCTGTTTGGTATTGCCCTAACCATGGCCCCCGCTTTAGGCCCTATCGTGGGCGGTTGGTTGGTGACGCACGACCTGTGGCGCTGGATATTCTACCTAAATGTGCCGATTGGCATTCTGGGGGTTGTGATTGCCTCGCGATGGCTTAAAGAAACCATACAGGAAAATGCTCCCAAATTAAGTATTCCCAGCCTTATTGCCTCGACGATTGGTTTTGGTGCGCTTTTATATGCCGCTTCCATTGCTGCCGATAAAGGCTGGGCCTCCACGACGGTACTGACGTGGCTTTTACTGGGTTTTGCAGGGCTTGGAGCGCTTTCCTATATCGAACTTAAAGTTTCACGAGAACCTTTATTGGATTTGCGCCTCTTTAAAAATCCAATCTTCTTACGAGCAACCATTATCGGCTACGTCGCAACAGTTGCACTCTTCGGTGCAGAATTCTTGATGCCAATCTATTTACAGGCCCTACGTGGGTACTCTGCATTGGATACTGGTATTTATCTGCTCCCGCTTGCCTTGACTGCTGGCCTGGTGACCGCCATTTCTGGACGCATTTATGACTACATAGGCCCCCGTCCACTGATTGTCGTCGGATATGGCATCATCATGCTTAATACTTGGCATCTGTCCCATATTCAGGTTGATACAACCATTCAGCACATCATGTGGCTCTTGGCCGAACGAGGGATTGGTATTGGTCTTACCGTACAAGCAACGTTTACTGCCGCACTCGGGGTTGCGCCCTTAGAAAAAGTCTCGCGAGCATCTTCACTTATCAATGCTTCCCGAAATGCCATACAAGCCATTGCCGTGGCAATTCTTGCCACCATTCTTGTTAGTGCTGTATCTCCTAAAGTGAAGAACATCCAAGACCAACTCATGCATGGTTCACCGTCGGCACAACAGGATGAGACCTTTAAAGGCGGTGTTTGTACCGAAATGCCTGCTGCGGGGAGCTTTGATGACCCCTTTGCCAACCCATTCGCCTCTGGATTGGGTAAAAAAATGCGTGACCTCCGAAAACAAGCCTGTACCGAAAACCTGCAAGGGCTTAGTGATGCCTACCGTATGACCTTCTATTTCTCCATTTTAGCCTTTATGCTCGGGTTTTTGCTGCCCGGATGGCCTGGAAAATGGACCGGACGGGATGGCATTCGCCCACCTACAGCCGCTTCACATTAG
- a CDS encoding T9SS type A sorting domain-containing protein: MRRNLLLLAFLLSSPFQSFAQDVLLQGFYWNTHPGDLSKKNSGGVWWDSLATVAPQLASAGFKTVWIPSPAKGSGGTADMGYGINDYYDLGNFGNKISGAFRTRFGNKGQLMTMISTVKGSGLKVMVDVVLNHRFGGDPTPKTPHVCNPHLNSDQFTIFTPASGRFPGRPDHFNPTFPHCDVNGPYHNPIFGQDIGYFANIDTSPPPGGWYFGPHNVGTVADSLITWGRWLMNDIGFDEMRIDAVKHIEPGFLAPFLVETKNGEQPFTVGEFYDGDKDALKNYLNEVNTFNGAYGSKGKNAKLSMFDFNMYFGLKSLLNDGSGGYNTWNLNTLGLNFNGVHGDNVVTFIENHDFDRGGYKAAPGPQDPGYNPDCSGPGFSWSGNTCLQYFTQPDHDPVFRDKHMGYAFLMSLPPRPMVFWKDYWWYGFKDEIDWLMNLRRTMATGFATPVASLNPYFPNTGNYDSSNHGGNMFALKRDEMMFTLNDRADKQGAIWADTPWTNLELKDYSDAYMFEQTSSFGDKRAFLKANARNYAWYAPTGRYPLPNNEAAPSFTVTATEGGKLHFVVLRASDLAQFEVGGSTLQAGDEVAVLGTKDASGNSGIAGLGRIGQSVRWDGVHDLLIEVLGNATDDNNNGRLKAGDDLRLVIRKQSNGQKFLTQSITWLPESTDFTFKAKRPHSRGPKSFGLKVNNGSGQYSIGGISVISGFSTSIATAKEAPQAIDTQLVKEKALLYPAYPNPFNPTTTLSFALATTQNVSVELFNALGQRVQTLYKGSVSAGERQNIQVNASNLPSGTYIARLVTADGMVRAQSLILTK, translated from the coding sequence ATGAGACGTAATCTACTCCTTTTGGCCTTCCTCCTCAGTTCCCCATTCCAATCCTTTGCTCAAGATGTGCTCCTTCAGGGATTTTATTGGAACACCCATCCGGGCGACCTCTCCAAAAAAAATAGTGGCGGGGTTTGGTGGGATTCCCTCGCTACGGTAGCGCCCCAACTTGCCTCTGCTGGATTTAAAACGGTCTGGATTCCCTCGCCCGCCAAGGGATCCGGGGGGACTGCCGATATGGGCTATGGCATTAACGACTACTACGACTTGGGGAATTTTGGCAATAAAATTTCGGGAGCCTTTCGGACGCGGTTCGGAAACAAGGGCCAACTAATGACGATGATTTCTACCGTCAAAGGGAGTGGCCTGAAGGTGATGGTGGATGTGGTGTTGAACCACCGCTTTGGCGGAGACCCGACCCCTAAAACGCCTCACGTCTGTAATCCGCATCTAAATAGCGACCAGTTCACTATTTTTACCCCTGCCAGTGGGCGTTTCCCCGGAAGACCCGACCACTTCAACCCCACCTTCCCGCATTGCGATGTCAATGGCCCATACCACAACCCCATTTTTGGCCAAGACATCGGATACTTTGCCAACATAGACACTTCGCCCCCTCCTGGTGGCTGGTATTTTGGCCCACATAATGTTGGCACAGTTGCCGATTCCCTCATCACCTGGGGCCGCTGGCTCATGAATGATATTGGCTTCGATGAAATGCGGATTGATGCCGTAAAACACATCGAACCCGGTTTTTTGGCTCCTTTCTTGGTAGAAACCAAAAATGGCGAACAACCTTTTACCGTAGGCGAGTTCTACGATGGCGACAAGGATGCACTAAAGAACTATCTGAACGAGGTAAATACCTTTAATGGGGCTTATGGCTCCAAAGGCAAAAATGCCAAGCTCTCAATGTTTGACTTTAACATGTATTTTGGCCTAAAATCCCTCCTAAACGACGGGTCGGGAGGATATAATACGTGGAACCTCAATACCCTCGGACTCAACTTTAATGGCGTACATGGCGACAATGTGGTAACCTTTATCGAGAACCACGATTTTGACCGAGGCGGCTATAAAGCTGCCCCTGGCCCACAAGACCCAGGGTATAACCCCGACTGTTCTGGACCAGGCTTCTCGTGGTCGGGCAATACATGTCTCCAATATTTTACCCAACCAGATCACGACCCTGTTTTCCGCGACAAGCACATGGGGTACGCCTTTCTGATGTCGCTTCCGCCCCGTCCGATGGTTTTCTGGAAAGACTATTGGTGGTATGGCTTTAAAGACGAGATTGATTGGTTAATGAACCTCCGCCGCACCATGGCCACGGGTTTTGCAACCCCCGTAGCATCCCTTAATCCTTACTTCCCTAATACCGGAAACTACGACAGTAGTAACCACGGTGGTAATATGTTTGCTTTAAAGCGGGATGAAATGATGTTTACCTTGAACGACCGCGCAGACAAGCAAGGCGCTATTTGGGCAGATACCCCCTGGACGAATTTGGAACTAAAAGATTATTCCGATGCCTATATGTTTGAACAAACCTCCAGTTTTGGAGATAAACGTGCGTTTCTAAAGGCTAATGCCCGTAATTACGCATGGTATGCCCCAACCGGACGCTATCCACTACCCAACAATGAAGCCGCACCCAGTTTTACGGTTACAGCTACCGAGGGCGGAAAACTGCACTTTGTGGTACTTCGGGCCTCCGACTTGGCGCAGTTTGAAGTGGGTGGGAGCACCTTACAGGCAGGAGACGAAGTGGCCGTCCTTGGGACAAAAGATGCTTCAGGAAATTCAGGAATTGCCGGATTGGGACGTATCGGTCAAAGCGTGCGTTGGGACGGCGTACACGACTTGCTCATTGAGGTGCTGGGAAATGCCACCGACGACAACAACAATGGCCGTCTAAAAGCCGGAGATGACCTCCGCTTGGTCATCCGCAAACAAAGCAATGGTCAGAAATTTTTGACCCAATCCATCACTTGGTTGCCAGAGTCAACCGACTTTACCTTTAAAGCGAAACGCCCCCATTCTCGTGGGCCAAAATCTTTTGGATTAAAAGTGAACAATGGATCAGGGCAATACAGCATTGGGGGTATTTCCGTAATTTCGGGATTCTCCACCAGCATCGCCACCGCAAAAGAGGCACCACAGGCCATAGATACACAATTGGTGAAGGAAAAAGCCTTACTTTATCCGGCCTATCCTAACCCCTTTAATCCTACCACCACCCTATCGTTTGCACTTGCCACCACACAAAACGTAAGTGTTGAACTGTTTAATGCACTCGGACAACGGGTTCAAACGCTTTATAAGGGTAGTGTTTCTGCCGGAGAACGCCAGAATATACAGGTAAATGCCAGCAATTTGCCCTCCGGAACCTATATCGCACGTCTGGTAACAGCCGACGGTATGGTACGCGCACAATCCTTAATCCTTACGAAATAA
- a CDS encoding DsbA family protein, with protein MRPKILYVYDALCGWCYGFSPVMQALFVAYQGRVDFDVLSGGMILGDRVGTINEKAPFIKTAYRQVEEVTGVLFGEAFLKDMMGGGDMQLNSLKPGLALTTLKALEASKIVPFTHALQRAVYFDGRHPDKWEMYVSLAETMGLMGDEFVNQMQEETVLQQTQAEFETVKKMGIYGFPTVVWIDGPNGYVLARGYTPLNSLKKSVEQLLLECT; from the coding sequence ATGCGTCCCAAAATATTGTACGTCTATGATGCCTTGTGTGGATGGTGTTATGGGTTTTCGCCTGTAATGCAAGCCTTGTTTGTGGCTTATCAGGGCCGTGTGGATTTTGACGTTCTTTCCGGCGGTATGATTTTAGGCGATCGTGTGGGTACCATCAATGAAAAAGCACCTTTTATTAAAACCGCTTATCGGCAAGTGGAGGAGGTGACGGGGGTTTTGTTCGGCGAGGCATTTCTGAAGGACATGATGGGAGGTGGCGATATGCAACTAAACTCATTAAAACCAGGATTGGCCTTAACGACCCTTAAAGCCCTTGAGGCTTCTAAAATTGTCCCGTTTACACACGCGCTTCAACGGGCTGTTTATTTCGATGGCAGACATCCGGACAAGTGGGAAATGTATGTTTCCCTCGCAGAGACGATGGGTTTGATGGGAGATGAGTTTGTGAACCAAATGCAAGAAGAAACGGTATTACAACAAACACAGGCCGAATTTGAAACCGTAAAGAAGATGGGCATTTATGGGTTTCCTACCGTCGTATGGATTGATGGACCCAATGGGTATGTACTCGCCCGAGGATATACTCCCTTAAATTCCCTGAAAAAATCGGTAGAACA
- a CDS encoding T9SS type A sorting domain-containing protein → MNKLFTFIFFLPAFVFSQPVVDGQGGDPCYKVQGSFSGSNGAFGDWGAKEVQACTQNQTLYVFVKGAVNPANYHDVLVFINTSDKTGIPAGAAGEIPAGNDGLSPFSQYAFPITNPIETDHGVRLTADAANLKGYVSHINYTGTPSNLDVYLGEVAFGGTAVTYADMSFAYVQAPSMSAATGGFEFSIPYSKLGAGAGAQFQLYVVYGNEQGQYAIAPGTIQTPLFSGTATATERDELPNTAALEVYPNPFNPEATARFSVPITQPVEVALYNALGQRLKTLYSGTALAGQIIEAKLHGNDLQSGVYYLKMAGTSVLKTRAVSLLK, encoded by the coding sequence ATGAACAAGTTATTTACATTCATTTTTTTCTTGCCCGCTTTTGTCTTTTCCCAACCCGTTGTGGATGGTCAGGGAGGTGACCCTTGCTACAAGGTACAAGGTTCTTTTAGCGGGAGCAATGGCGCTTTCGGAGACTGGGGCGCAAAAGAAGTACAGGCTTGTACGCAAAACCAAACCTTGTATGTCTTTGTGAAAGGCGCTGTAAACCCCGCCAACTACCACGATGTTTTGGTCTTTATTAATACCAGCGACAAAACGGGCATTCCGGCAGGTGCAGCAGGTGAAATTCCAGCCGGAAACGATGGTCTTTCCCCTTTTAGTCAATACGCGTTCCCGATCACCAATCCCATTGAGACGGATCATGGCGTGCGGCTGACGGCTGATGCAGCCAATTTAAAAGGATATGTAAGTCATATCAATTATACGGGCACACCAAGTAATCTGGATGTCTATCTGGGTGAGGTAGCCTTTGGTGGTACGGCGGTTACCTATGCCGATATGTCATTTGCATACGTACAAGCCCCCAGCATGAGTGCCGCAACAGGGGGATTCGAGTTCTCGATTCCATACAGCAAACTTGGCGCGGGCGCGGGTGCACAATTCCAACTTTATGTGGTATATGGCAACGAGCAAGGGCAATACGCCATCGCGCCCGGTACCATCCAAACCCCACTCTTTAGCGGAACCGCCACCGCAACCGAGCGCGATGAACTACCCAATACTGCCGCGCTGGAGGTCTATCCCAACCCGTTTAACCCCGAAGCCACTGCCCGCTTTTCAGTGCCAATTACACAACCCGTCGAAGTAGCGCTCTACAATGCCTTGGGTCAGCGCCTCAAAACCCTCTATTCTGGAACCGCGCTTGCCGGGCAAATAATAGAGGCAAAATTACATGGCAACGACTTGCAAAGTGGCGTATATTACCTAAAGATGGCCGGAACCTCTGTTCTAAAAACCCGTGCGGTCTCGTTGCTTAAATAA
- a CDS encoding tetratricopeptide repeat protein translates to MFYKVAFHVIWLFALIFTISGCDQYNLFSGKITVEEKVEQILKSEDPQKLLADGVQLIAEGTPAEAQKVLEKAQSLAPDNGEIRVQHANAVLLAADIDVFDLRNLADYLSTGDPGGSFTGGLPLSKLRIAEFCSDKPGGGKTPFDLNGYLSSQKLSKEDLFGVLEVILSPIFVNINPRMAQASLLAALKSKKVANIEQALLLYSLVVTVQEFNKMKKFAEQNGAIWYNFSTKANVTYLGYCTNDGTGPNAQERCQKIFAETQKSMNSLDMAVFLLETRSVLLNSTTSTELSALARDGYNALNKALQSNIACQP, encoded by the coding sequence ATGTTTTACAAAGTTGCTTTCCACGTCATTTGGTTGTTCGCCTTAATCTTTACCATATCCGGGTGCGACCAATACAACCTGTTTTCGGGTAAAATCACCGTAGAAGAAAAGGTTGAGCAAATTTTAAAAAGCGAAGATCCGCAAAAACTCTTGGCGGATGGAGTACAGTTGATTGCGGAAGGTACTCCTGCGGAGGCACAGAAAGTATTGGAAAAAGCACAGTCTTTGGCACCAGATAACGGGGAAATCCGTGTACAACACGCCAATGCCGTCTTGCTCGCGGCAGATATAGACGTTTTTGACTTACGCAATCTGGCCGATTATCTGAGTACGGGTGATCCGGGAGGTAGCTTTACTGGTGGATTGCCACTTTCGAAGTTACGTATCGCGGAGTTTTGTAGCGATAAGCCGGGGGGCGGCAAGACGCCCTTTGATTTGAATGGCTACCTGAGTAGTCAGAAGCTTTCCAAAGAGGACCTTTTTGGCGTTTTGGAGGTGATTCTCTCGCCCATATTTGTCAATATCAATCCACGTATGGCGCAGGCTTCATTGCTTGCGGCACTTAAGAGTAAAAAAGTAGCAAATATTGAACAAGCCCTTTTGCTGTATAGTTTGGTTGTGACGGTTCAGGAATTTAATAAGATGAAAAAATTCGCTGAACAAAATGGTGCTATCTGGTATAATTTCAGTACTAAAGCCAATGTTACGTACTTGGGGTATTGTACCAATGATGGCACAGGTCCCAATGCACAGGAGCGGTGTCAGAAGATTTTTGCCGAGACCCAAAAATCTATGAATAGTTTAGATATGGCTGTTTTTCTATTAGAAACCCGCTCTGTCCTATTAAATTCTACGACGTCCACTGAGCTTTCTGCCCTTGCAAGAGATGGTTATAATGCGCTGAATAAGGCTTTGCAATCGAATATTGCTTGTCAGCCATAG
- a CDS encoding CAP domain-containing protein codes for MPHTLLWCRVYWLLVGVLLAQCKGVAPRSYLSGSIPFDEALLYEINQLRSNPSVYGRKLQAWLPYFKGNVLMLVGKPRLMTVEGATAVREAVGVLFAQKPLPPLRRALGLTKATIHHVQDQGASGATGHRGKDGSHVWNRAERFGVWSGEIAENIAYGQNDAQGFLLQWLVDDGVTNRSHRETLLGPHWRYMGAASGPHPAYNQMAVLALAVQYESF; via the coding sequence ATGCCCCACACACTACTGTGGTGTAGGGTGTATTGGTTATTGGTTGGGGTGTTATTGGCGCAATGTAAGGGGGTGGCGCCTCGGTCCTACCTTTCGGGGAGTATTCCTTTTGACGAAGCCCTTTTATACGAGATCAACCAACTTCGCAGCAATCCCTCGGTATATGGTAGGAAACTTCAGGCTTGGCTGCCTTATTTTAAGGGAAATGTTTTGATGTTGGTAGGAAAACCCCGCCTTATGACGGTCGAAGGGGCCACGGCAGTCCGAGAAGCGGTGGGTGTTTTATTCGCCCAAAAGCCTTTGCCGCCTTTACGCCGCGCATTGGGTCTCACGAAAGCCACTATCCACCATGTACAAGACCAAGGGGCGTCGGGGGCTACGGGGCATCGGGGAAAGGATGGTAGCCATGTGTGGAATCGCGCAGAGCGGTTTGGGGTGTGGTCTGGCGAAATTGCTGAAAATATTGCATATGGACAGAACGATGCACAAGGCTTTTTGCTTCAATGGTTGGTGGACGATGGGGTAACAAACCGTAGTCACCGAGAAACATTGCTGGGGCCACACTGGCGCTATATGGGCGCTGCATCAGGCCCACACCCAGCCTATAATCAGATGGCGGTATTGGCCCTTGCAGTGCAATATGAGTCGTTTTAA
- a CDS encoding T9SS type A sorting domain-containing protein produces MKKLVTTLCMICLSSVGVFAQVGWIGNHSTSTTTAPGGSSFNVTLKLEVWKGGVTDPAGQGAGITCNVHWSGGVVVGGSWPTPTTVPATYSGDNPNNDIYEATVTVTTNGYYEFTANCTSDSIVKWAGDFSTANFGFTISGLPISLASFTGTATENAATLNWVTVSELNSDHFDVEHSANGSAWKKVGTVQAAGNSIDLRNYSYTVEGLQVGKHSFRLKSVDKNGDARYTASVQLNVEVPGQYVLYPAYPNPFNPATTITFAVASRQAVKAEVFNALGQKVRTLFNGTLEANVPHSAQFDASGLQSGMYIVRVTGANFKATQNVTLLK; encoded by the coding sequence ATGAAAAAACTCGTTACAACCTTGTGCATGATTTGCCTTTCATCAGTTGGTGTCTTTGCACAAGTCGGTTGGATTGGTAATCATTCTACTTCTACAACAACAGCTCCAGGTGGATCAAGTTTTAATGTGACCTTGAAGTTAGAAGTATGGAAAGGCGGTGTTACCGACCCCGCCGGGCAAGGTGCCGGCATTACCTGTAACGTCCATTGGAGCGGTGGGGTTGTGGTTGGTGGCAGTTGGCCCACGCCTACAACCGTTCCTGCAACTTATTCAGGGGACAATCCTAATAATGATATATACGAAGCGACCGTTACGGTAACAACAAACGGATACTACGAATTTACTGCCAATTGCACCTCTGATTCAATTGTAAAATGGGCTGGTGATTTTAGTACAGCAAATTTCGGTTTTACCATTTCGGGACTTCCTATTTCGTTGGCATCTTTTACCGGAACGGCAACGGAGAATGCAGCCACTCTCAACTGGGTTACGGTAAGCGAGCTAAACAGCGACCACTTTGATGTAGAACACTCGGCCAATGGCAGTGCGTGGAAAAAAGTGGGAACGGTACAAGCTGCTGGCAACAGCATTGACCTGCGCAACTACAGCTATACCGTAGAAGGACTACAAGTGGGCAAGCACAGCTTCCGCCTAAAAAGTGTGGACAAAAACGGGGATGCCCGCTATACGGCCTCGGTACAACTCAATGTGGAAGTACCCGGCCAATATGTCTTGTATCCCGCCTACCCAAACCCCTTCAATCCGGCAACCACCATCACTTTTGCAGTGGCTTCTCGTCAGGCCGTAAAAGCAGAAGTATTTAATGCCTTGGGTCAAAAAGTACGCACCCTCTTTAACGGAACACTTGAAGCCAATGTGCCACACAGCGCACAATTCGATGCCTCTGGCCTCCAAAGCGGTATGTACATTGTGCGCGTTACAGGAGCAAACTTCAAAGCCACCCAAAATGTTACGCTGCTGAAATAA